GCAAGCGGCGATACGGCCGCGTCGGTCGAAGGCAGGTTTGAAGCCGCCCTTCTGCTCGCGATGGACGAGCTGAAGCAGGTCGCGACCATGCGGGATGAGCAGCAGTTTGCGACGCTCCACCAGGGCTCCGTTGGCACCGGCGGCTTCTACGGCCTCGGCCAGAGGATCAAAGCATTCGTGACCAGGCAGGAGTACCAGCCGGAACACACCACCGTACGGGATGGCGGCCAGGGATGATCGGCGTCCTGGCTGTCTCGGCGATGGTATGCGCGCTCGGGCCGGCGGCACTCTTCTGCGTCAACCTCGGACGCTACCGCGCACCGCGCACCGTCGACGCGTCTCTGCCCGGAATCTCCGTGCTGATTCCAGCCAGGGACGAGGAGAAGTCGATCGAAGCAGCCGTCCGATCAGTGCTCGCGGCAACCGGAGTGGACTTCGAAGTCATCGTGATGGACGATGGCTCGACCGATCGCACAGCCGAAATCGTCGCCCAGCTCGCGTTTGAGGATAGCCGGGTCCGGCTCGAGCACGCGCCCATCCTGCCCGCCGGTTGGAACGGAAAGCAACATGCCTGCTGGGCTCTCGCGAACGTCGCTCGTCATGACACCATGTGCTTCGTCGACGCCGACGTCCGTCTCGAACCCGAAGCGCTGCGCAGAATGGCCGGCTCCCTTTCCACGAACGGAAACGCCCTCGTCAGCGGCTTTCCCCGGCAGATCACCGGGACATGGATGGAGTGGATGCTGCTTCCTCTGATCCACTTCGTACTCCTCGGCTTTCTCCCTATCAGCAGAATGCGCGCCGGCACCGACCCCGCCTTCGCCGCTGGCTGCGGACAGTTCCTCATGGTCCGCCGAGACGCGTACTTCGCCTGTGGCGGCCACTCCGGTATCCGTCTCACGATGCACGATGGCCTCCTCCTGCCACGCCTCTTCCGCGCCCACGGCTACAGGACCGACCTCGCCGACCTCACCGATCTGGCGACCTGCCGCATGTATACCTCAGCCGCACAGGTATGGCGCGGCCTCGCGAAGAACGCTACCGAAGGCATCGCCGACCCCATCCGCATCGCGCCAATCTCGGCCGTCCTTCTGCTCGGACAGGTGCTGCCCTTCGTGCTCCTCTTCCAACTCGGATCGGTAGGCTGGGGCGTCGGGATCTGCATCGTCCTCAGCGTTGCTGGAGCCTGGCTCCCGCACGTCCTGGCCGTCGGTAGATTCCGCCAGGATTGGCGCGGCGCGCTTCTGCATCCGCTGGGAATTCTGCTCCTGCTGGCGATCCAGTGGTACGCGCTCGGGCGCAAGCTCAGCGGCGGCGCTGTCAGTTGGAAGACCCGCGCCTACGTCGGCGAGTAGCGCTGTAGCAGTTCTCTTGAAGAGGTGCAGCAAGCGGCGATGCTCAAGTCGTTTTCTCCGAGGAAAACGACCTTCGACTCCGCGGATCAGAACCACGGCATCAGGAGAACTGCTCTAGACGCCCTTCTTCTGCGGCTCCCAGATGAACTTATGGATCTGCAGCGAGAGCCGCGCGTCGATGCCGTCCTCCATCATCCACTCCACCAGGGTGCGCGGATCGAGCGTGGCATTCTCCGTCGTGCGGATCGGCGAGGGAGACTTCGAGAAGGCAGGCGAGAGCAGGATGCTGCCCACGCGCCGGTTCAGATCATGCTCGACGATGAAAGCCTTGGCGAACTCGTAGTCTTCGCGATGGCTGAGGACGAACTTCACCTCGTCCCGTTTCGTGAGCGCTTCAAGATTCGACATGCGAAAGGAGTTCGCCGCGGACCCGGCGCCGGGACACTTCACATCGACAATC
This genomic window from Granulicella sibirica contains:
- a CDS encoding glycosyltransferase, with translation MIGVLAVSAMVCALGPAALFCVNLGRYRAPRTVDASLPGISVLIPARDEEKSIEAAVRSVLAATGVDFEVIVMDDGSTDRTAEIVAQLAFEDSRVRLEHAPILPAGWNGKQHACWALANVARHDTMCFVDADVRLEPEALRRMAGSLSTNGNALVSGFPRQITGTWMEWMLLPLIHFVLLGFLPISRMRAGTDPAFAAGCGQFLMVRRDAYFACGGHSGIRLTMHDGLLLPRLFRAHGYRTDLADLTDLATCRMYTSAAQVWRGLAKNATEGIADPIRIAPISAVLLLGQVLPFVLLFQLGSVGWGVGICIVLSVAGAWLPHVLAVGRFRQDWRGALLHPLGILLLLAIQWYALGRKLSGGAVSWKTRAYVGE
- a CDS encoding 7-carboxy-7-deazaguanine synthase QueE, which produces MHLIELYKSVQGESSFAGLPCIFVRLAGCNLRCAWCDSEYTFTGGKPFTADEIVREIEALAPCRLVEFTGGEPMLQARELLPLMDRLIHSGYTLMMETSGERPLEDVPVPVHKIVDVKCPGAGSAANSFRMSNLEALTKRDEVKFVLSHREDYEFAKAFIVEHDLNRRVGSILLSPAFSKSPSPIRTTENATLDPRTLVEWMMEDGIDARLSLQIHKFIWEPQKKGV